The Chelonoidis abingdonii isolate Lonesome George chromosome 21, CheloAbing_2.0, whole genome shotgun sequence genome contains a region encoding:
- the IGFBP4 gene encoding insulin-like growth factor-binding protein 4 — translation MPSGGLSAVLLLATIGLCVSDEAIHCPPCSEEKLSRCKAPVGCEELVREPGCGCCATCALSKGTPCGVYTARCGSGLRCYPPRGVEKPLHTLMHGQGVCTELAEIEALQESLQPADKEEIDHPNNSFSPCSIQDRKCLLKQQAKTRDRVNSGVKMRSNGNSHHREETRQIAQGSCQSELHRALERLAASQTRTHEDLYIIPIPNCDRNGNFHPKQCHPALDGQRGKCWCVDWKTGIKLSGSPELKGDLDCHQSVDGVRE, via the exons ATGCCCTCAGGCGGCCTCTCCGcggtgctgctgctggccaccataGGCCTGTGTGTAAGCGACGAAGCCATCCACTGCCCACCCTGCTCGGAGGAGAAGCTGAGCCGCTGCAAGGCGCCGGTGGGCTGTGAGGAGCTGGTGCGAGAGCCGGGCTGCGGGTGCTGCGCCACCTGCGCCCTGAGCAAGGGGACGCCCTGCGGGGTTTACACTGCGCGCTGCGGCTCTGGGCTGCGCTGCTACCCGCCCCGGGGGGTGGAGAAACCTCTGCACACGCTGATGCATGGACAGGGTGTCTGCACTGAACTGGCTGAGATCGAGGCCCTGCAAGAGAGCCTCCAGCCGGCAG ataaggagGAGATCGACCACCCCAACAACAGCTTCAGCCCATGTAGCATCCAGGACCGGAAGTGTCTCCTGAAGCAGCAGGCAAAAACCCGCGACCGGGTGAACAGCGGCGTGAAGATGAGGAGCAACGGGAACTCGCATCATCGGGAGGAGACGAGGCAGATA GCCCAGGGGTCGTGCCAGAGCGAGCTGCACCGAGCACTGGAGAGGCTGGCCGCATCCCAGACCCGCACCCACGAGGACTTGTACATCATCCCCATCCCGAACTGCGATCGCAACGGGAACTTCCACCCCAAACAG TGTCACCCAGCCCTGGATGGGCAGCGTGGGAAGTGTTGGTGTGTGGACTGGAAAACTGGCATCAAGCTGTCGGGAAGCCCTGAGCTGAAGGGCGACTTGGATTGCCACCAGTCTGTGGACGGCGTTCGAGAGTGA